A window of Cyclopterus lumpus isolate fCycLum1 chromosome 10, fCycLum1.pri, whole genome shotgun sequence genomic DNA:
GTCGTCTCGTTTCTGTTTCCTGAACCCTCTGATGTCGGCATCATCcgtctgaacaacaacaacaacagttgcgCTCGTTGTCCTGAAcacgtttgttgtgtttttcagagTCCGAGGACGAGGTGGAGGAGATCGAGGAGAGGGTCCCCTCCCCTGACGTCGCTCCGGAGGAGTCCGCCTCCTTCTACGCCCCGACGGCCTGGTACGTTTAAACCACTTTTATGTGTTGGAGGTCTCTTCTTTACATTTAATGTGTAAAGTGGTTTATTTGTGTCGAGATTTAAAAtgagttgtgttttttggtGTTCAGAGGGTTAAAGTAACTAACCACCTCgtacccttttttttaaatttgtttagtTCAGAGCCGACGGTTCCcggtgacgaggaggaggaggaggaggacgacgaggaagaggaggaggctgcgAGTCCGGAGCCCGAGGTGGAAGTGCAGAAGGAGGTCGTGGAGCTGAAGCCGGAGACGGCGACGAAAACGGAGACGCAGGCGGACACGAACGCGTCCGACGACCAGAAGGAGAAAAGCGCCGCCGCCACGCCCGCCGCAGAACCCGCCTCCACGCCCGCCGCAGaacccgccgccgccgctccaGAAGAAAACCGGGTAGGTTTCTGAACGAGGGGAAACTCTCACCTCGCTGACTGTCGTATTTTTAAAAGGATCCGTCGTGGTCCAGCGGCTCTAAACGTCTCCGGTGTTTGTCTCCGCCTCCTCAGCCGTTCTCCTGGGCGTCCGTCACCAGTAAGAACCTCCCTCCCAGCGGGGCCGTCCCGGTCTCGGGAATCCCCCCACACGTCGTCAAAGCCGCTCCCGCAGCACCGGTAGGTTTAACATTTTAGAACGTCAAATCTTAGTTTTAAAGTCTGGATCTTAAGTCTCTTAGTAGCTCTCCTCGGTCTTCTTTTGGGAACTTTCccagagtagagaggaggacaggagctCCTTTATGGAGATGAATCCCAGCTGTTGTCTGTATAATAGATAGAATAGATGGTTATGGAAGCTTGCTCGTTACTAAAGTGTGTTGACTCCTGCAGCCCAGAGCCGAGGTGAAGTCTGAGTCCCAGACAGCAACACAGAGACCACAGAGGGACCAGAGGCCGAGGGAACAGAGGCCTGGAGGTCCTCCGCCGGTTCACAGaggacccagaccaggtacacacacacacacacacgtcgtttGTGTTGACCAGACACGTCCGACACGCGGCCACATTAATTATGATTGTTTTCTGACGCATGAACAAACTTTTTAAAATCCACCCAAGCAAAAGAGTTCAGactcaaaaacatgaacgtGTTGATTCTAAGCGTCTCTTTTGTTGTTCCAGTTCGGGAGGGAGAGCAGGGCGAGACCGAGGGTCGCCGGGTGGTCCGGTACCCCGACGCCCAGCAGCTCTTTGTGGGGAACGTCCCTCACGACGTGGACAAGACGGAGCTCAAGGAGTTCTTTGAGCGTgagttggctttttttttcttttaaatcctAAACTAAAGATTCTGATCCGTCCGTGGTGGTAACCGATCCTTCTGGTCCACAGAGTACGGCACGGTCCTGGAGCTGAGGATCAACAGCGGAGGGAAGCTGCCCAACTTTGGGTTTGTGGTGTTTGACGACTCTGAACCGGTCCAGAAGATCCTCAGCAACCGGGTGAGACGCGCATTTGAGTTTTTACTGTTGGGACCGTttcaaacgggggggggggggaaacaacaaGTAACgcgtttctatttttattttatttctcgtCTTCTCAGCCCATCAAGTTCAGAGGAGACGTCCGGCTGAacgtggaggagaagaagacccGGTCGGCCCGGGAGGGCGACAGGCGGGACATCCGGCCCCGTGGTCCAGGGGGTCCCGGTGGGCCAAGAGAGCGGataggaggcggaggaggaggaggaggaggaagaggaggaggaggaggaggtggtggaccCCGAGACCCCCCCACCCGCGGAGGCATGGCACAGAAACCCAGCTTCGGATCCGGGCGAGGCGCAGGGCCGAGCGAGGGCCGCTACCCGGCCCAGCAGCGCCAGTGAGGAAAACCAGTCAAACACGAGTTAGATTAACGATTTGGATTCAAACCGAGTgcgttttatttctttcttttttctttttcttttttttttttaatcgcagCAGGAACCGATTTAGAcgtaaaataaaactaaactctTCTCCACGCTGCTGCGTtgggagagggagcgaggaggaacCCACGgcttcctcctcgctccctcgctcctcGACGTGAGCGTTTTTCAAGCGTTTCGCCGGTTTGGTTGAAAGTCTCTACGATGCGTCTCATGAAGATGGccgcctcctccttcacctgctgGTTTTAGTTTCCCTCTGAGGAATCCAGAATGTcactctttttaaatattattatatattttgttttttaacccccatctcctccaccaacacgtgTATTatctggacttttttttttttttttttttctattttattttaattttttcacactgaatttattaaacaaaaatcaaaacacgcaaacacatgagaagaaaggaagaaaaaaaagggggcggggggggggtttaaataCTACTTGAATTGGGGATTAAAAAAACCCAgaggtttagtttatttgtttttttccgcgTTCTCTCTCCCTGTTTCTTAAAGGAACGTGTACTTTACTGCTTGGGCAATCCTGTGTATTGCTGCCACCGTTGTATCCGGCGATGGGTCCGTCTTATCTTTTTATTCTACCGGGTCGAGAGCTGAACTGTagtggtttttattttgagtaatGTTGGCTTGTTTAACGTGTTGGAATCATGTCGGGCTTCTGCTACCAACGCACTTCATCCGTCATCATGTTTCAAGGAATGAGCTCGCCTGCCGATGAGAGAACTAAATTAAAAGTGATTTACTGTTTTAAACCCGCTGGTctgagtttgtttttaactgaatattaaatacacaacaaca
This region includes:
- the g3bp1 gene encoding ras GTPase-activating protein-binding protein 1, whose amino-acid sequence is MVMEKPSAQLVGREFVRQYYTLLNQAPDYLHRFYGKNSSYVHGGLDNNGKPVEAVYGQSEIHKRVMALSFRDCHTKIRHVDAHATLTEGVVVQVMGELSNNMQPMRKFMQTFVLAPEGTVANKFYVHNDVFRYQDEVFGDSDSEPPEESEDEVEEIEERVPSPDVAPEESASFYAPTACSEPTVPGDEEEEEEDDEEEEEAASPEPEVEVQKEVVELKPETATKTETQADTNASDDQKEKSAAATPAAEPASTPAAEPAAAAPEENRPFSWASVTSKNLPPSGAVPVSGIPPHVVKAAPAAPPRAEVKSESQTATQRPQRDQRPREQRPGGPPPVHRGPRPVREGEQGETEGRRVVRYPDAQQLFVGNVPHDVDKTELKEFFEQYGTVLELRINSGGKLPNFGFVVFDDSEPVQKILSNRPIKFRGDVRLNVEEKKTRSAREGDRRDIRPRGPGGPGGPRERIGGGGGGGGGRGGGGGGGGPRDPPTRGGMAQKPSFGSGRGAGPSEGRYPAQQRQ